The DNA segment GGGACGGCGAGTGGACGACCTACTCGGAGCCGGTGGTGATCAGCGGCGACGGTGAGCACAGCCTGCTCTACCGGGCGGTCGACGTCGCGGGCAACGTGGAGGCCGACAAGGCAGCCACCGTCAGCATCGACGGCACGAAGCCGACGGTGATGGTGGCCGGTGTCGCCGAGGGCAGGGTGTACGGCGACGCGAGCGACCTCGTCGTGTCGTGGCTGGCAGGTGACGCGACCTCGGGGATCGCGCGACAGTCAGCATCGCTCGACGGTGAACCGGTCGCCTCGGGCACGGTGGTGCCGCTGCACCAGCTGCCGCTCGGGTTGCACTCGCTGAACGTCACCGCGACCGACAACGCGGGCAACACCGCCGAGCAGACGGTGGCGTTCGCGTCCACGACGTCGTTGCGGGACATCGGTCAGCTCGTCGACCGGTTCAGGGCGAGCAACCGGCTCTCGCTGCCCGACTACGTTTCGTTGTCCTCGCAGGTCGCCAAGATTCGCAAGGCGGAGGCGAACGGCAACGACGTCAAGGCGGTGAAGGAGCTCAGGAAGTTCGCCGACGCGGCGGGCGAGATCAGCGATCAGGGCGTCGCGAGCACCCTCGTGCGCGACGCGCGGGCCGTGATCGAACACATCGAAGGGGTGGCGCCGCTACGGTTGGCGTCCAACGGGAGTTAGGACCCGAGGGGGCGGTGCCCATCGTGGCGTCGCCCCCTCGGCTCGTCCGCCCCATCCCCGGTACAGAAGGTGACAGGTATGGTATCCATCGGGTTGTGGTTGGTCGGCGCGCGAGGTTCGGTTGCCACTACGGCGATCGCGGGACTGCTCGCGTTGCGGGACAGGATCGTCCAGCCGGAGGGCTGCGTCAGCGCGCTTCCCCAGTTCGAGGGCTCCGGTCTGCCCACGTGGGACGAGATCAGGGTCGGCGGGCACGACATCGCCGAAACCGCGCTCGACAAACGTGCGGAACTGCTCACCGATTCGGGTGTGATCCCGCACCGGGTGCTCGACGCGGTCCGTTCCGGACTGTCCGAGGTGGACGGTGATATTCGAGGTGGTTACCACCCGGCGACGCATTCCGGCTCCCAGGCCGACGCGGCGAGGCGGCTCGCCGACGACATCGGCGAGTTCTCCTCGCGGCACGGCCTCGACAGGGTCGTCGTCGTCAACGTGTCCTCGACCGAACCGGTGTTTCCCTCGCTACCGGAACATCGCACGCTGGAAGCGCTCGAAGCTGCCATGGCCGTGCCGGGAAGAACGGTGCTGCCGCCGAGTTCGGTCGCCGCCTACGCCGCCATACGTGCGGGTTGTCCCTTTGTCGACTTCACGCCATCGACCGGTATCCGGTTGCCCGCGCTGACCGAACTCGCCCGCAGGCAGGCGATCCCGTACGCGGGTTCGGACGGCAAGACCGGCGAGACGCTCGTGCGCAGCACGCTCGCTCCCATGTTCGCGGCAAGAGCGCTGTCAGTGCGGTCCTGGTCGGGCACGAATCTGCTCGGCGGGGGCGACGGGCTCACCCTCGCCGACGCCGAGCACGCGGGCAGCAAGCTCGCCTCGAAGGGAAGGGGCCTCGCCACACTGCTCGGCTCCGAGGTCACCGCCCCACTGCACATCGACAACGTGCCCGATCTCGGCGAGCAGAAGATCGCGTGGGATCACGTGTCGTTCTCCGGTTTCCTCGGGGTGCGGATGAGCGTGCAGTTCACCTGGAGCGGATACGATTCGGCGCTCGCGGCCCCGCTGGTACTCGATCTCGCCAGGTTCACCTCGGCGGCGCACGCGGCTGGAAAGGCCGGTCCGCTCGGCGCGCTCGGTTTCTTCTTCAAGGACCCTGTCGGCACCGACGAGCACCGGCTCGCCGAGCAGTTCGCCGCGCTCGTGTCGTGGGCCGGTGAGCTGTGACGGCACGGCTTCGGTCCTATGTGGACCTGGTGAGGGCGCCCGCCGCACTGACCGTCGTCGGCGACACCGTCGCGGGAGCCGCGGCGGCTGGAATGCCGCTGCGGGGCAGGCAGTGGGCGCTGCCACTGTCTTCCGTCGCGCTGTACTGGGCGGGCATGGCCCTCAACGACTGGGCGGACCGGAAGCTCGACGCGGTCGAACGACCCGAGCGGCCGATCCCTTCCGGGCGAGTGACACCGGGCGCGGCACTCGTCACTGGGGGTGCGCTGACCGCCGCCGGGCTCGGCCTCGCCGGGTTCGGGGGTGGTCAGCGCGCGGCCCGCACCGCGGCGGTTCTCGCGGCGGCGGTGTGGACCTACGACACCAGGCTCAAGGGCACGGCACTAGGGCCGGTGGGTATGTCGGTGTGCAGGGCACTCGACGTCCTGCTCGGTGCCGGAGGCCGGTGGCGGCCGGCGGCACCGGCCGCCTGCGCGCTCGCCGTGCACACGCTCGGCGTCACCGCCCTGTCCGGCGGCGAGGTGCACGGCGGCTCGGTCACCACGGCGGGTGCGGCACTGGCCGGAACAACGGCGGCGACGGGAATCGCGGTCGCCGGTCGCGGGGGAGCGAACGGCGGGGCGAGCAGGATCGCGGCACTGGGCTTCGGCGCGGGATATGCCTTCACCGTGGGAGCCGCGCAACTCGGCGCGGCGCGGCGCCCCACGGCGGCCAGCGTCAGGACGGCCACGGCTGCCGGAATCCACGGCATGGTCCCGTTGCAGGCCAGTCTCGCCGCCCGCAACGGCGCGGTGCGCACGGCCGCCGTGCTCGCCGCGGCGCTGCCGCTGGCCAGGAAGCTGGCGAGGAAGGTGAGCCCGACATGACCCTGCGATTCGGCTACGGCACCAACGGTTTCGCCAACCACCGGCTGGACGAGGCGCTGCGGATCATCGCCGATCTCGGCTACACCGGTGTCGCGCTGACCCTCGACCACGCACACCTCGATCCCTTCGCCGACGACGTGGCAGCCGAGACCAGCAGGGTGGCGGGCCTGCTCGACCGGCTGGGGCTGAGTGTCGTCGTCGAGACCGGCGCGCGGTTCCTGCTCGATCCCCTGCGCAAACACCAGCCGACGCTCGTGTCGGCCGATCCGGCTGCCCGGATCGACTTCCTGCTGCGCGCGGGCCGGATCGCGGCCGAACTCGGCGCCGACTGCGTGTCGTTCTGGTCCGGCGTCGCACCATCCGATGTGGACGAACCGGTGGCGTGGTCCCGGCTCGCCGAAGGTGTCGAGGCCGTGCTGTCGGACGGTGGCCTCGCCGAGGCGGGAGTCCGCTACGCGCTCGAACCCGAGCCAGGTCACTTCGTACAGCACGTCGAGCAGGCGCTGGAACTGAGGCACACGCTCGGCTCGCCGGAGCGGCTCGGCATCACCCTCGACGTGGGGCACTGCGTCGCGGTCGAGCCGGTGTCGGCCGCCGAATGCGTGCGCCAGGTGGGCGGGTTGCTGTTCAACGTGCAACTGGACGACATGCTGCCCGGCGTCCACGAACACCTCGAATTCGGGGAGGGCGGGCTCGATCTGGTCGAGACCGTCGCCGCGCTCGCCGAGGTGGGCTATCCGGGCCTCGCGGCCATCGAATTGCCCCGGCACAGCCACGCCGCTCCCGACGTCGCGCGCCGGGGCATCGAGGCGCTGCGGGCCGCGGAGTGGATTTCCTCGGCACGGCGCGACATCGCCGCCGATCCGGTGAAGATCCGGACCCTGTTCCCCTCGGTGGGCCGCATGGCGGGAAGGTCGGCGCCGGAGGGTTCCGGGCTGATCGAGGGAACGGTGGACGACAAGGCGAGGGTGAATCTGCTCGCCGCGTTGCCGCCAGCCGATCTCGCCGCCGAGATCACCGCGCTCTACCGTTACGGCGACGGGGCAGAACGCAGAGGAGTGCTACGCGGACTGCACCTGCTTCCCGAGGACGCGATCGAGGCGGGGCTGCGGCTGGTCGAGGATGCGTTGCGCGCCAACGACACCGGCCTTGTCGCGGCGGCGCTCGGTCCGTTCGCCGCCAGGCATCTCGACGCGCACACCTGGCGGCACGGCGTGCTCAAGTGCCTGTTCACCGGTGTTCCGCTCGCCGCGGTCAGCGGGCTCGCCGAACGGGCCGACGAAGAGCTGGTGCGGATGGTCGCCGATTTCGCGGCCGAACGCAGAGCGGCGGGCAGGGCGGTCCCCGGCGACGCCGAAGCGATCATCAAGGAGGCCACGGCATGAGAATCTTCGATCCGCACATCCACATGACCTCCCGTACCACCGGCGACTACGAGGCGATGTACGCGGCTGGGGTTCGCGCGCTCGTCGAGCCTGCGTTCTGGCTCGGCCAGCCCCGAACCAGCGTCGGTTCCTTCGTCGACTACTTCGACGGGCTCATCGGCTGGGAACGGTTCCGCGCCGCGCAGTTCGGCATCCGGCACCACTGCACGATCGCGCTGAATCCCAAGGAGGCCAACGATCCGCGTTGCGCCGAAGTGCTCGACCTGTTGCCGCGCTACCTCGCCAAGGACGGCGTCGTCGCGGTCGGCGAGGTCGGCTACGACTCGATGACCGATGCCGAGGAGAAGGCGTTCACCCGGCAGCTCGCACTCGCCGTCGAACACGATCTCCCCGTGCTCGTGCACACCCCGCACAGGGACAAACTCGCCGGGACCAAACGCACGCTGGACGTGGTCGCCGATTCGGGTATCGCGCCGGACCGGGTCGTCGTAGATCACCTCAACGAGCTGACCGTCGGGGTCGTCGCCGATTCCGGTTGCTGGATGGGTTTTTCCATCTACCCCGACACCAAAATGGACGAACAGCGCATGGTGGCGATCCTGCGCGAGTACGGTACCGACCGCATGCTCGTCAACTCGGCTGCCGACTGGGGACGTTCCGATCCGCTCAAGACGCAGGCCACCGGTACGGCCATGCTCGAAGCCGGGTTCACCGAGTCCGCCGTGGACACGGTGCTGTGGTCGAACCCGGTTGCTTTCTACGGCAAGAGCGGCAAACTCATGCTCGATCCGTTTCCCAGCGACGAGGGGAGCGCGGCGACGTTCGAGGGCAACTCGGTGCTGCGCGGGGCGAGGGCGTAATGCTGCTGTCCTACTGCACCAACGTGCACCCCGCCGAGGACCTGGAAGGGATACTACGGCAGCTCGACACCTATGCCGTTCCCGTCGCGGAACATCTCGGCGCCGACCGGCTCGGGATCGGATTGTGGCTCGCCGCCGGTGTCGCGTCGGGGCTGGCCACCGACCGTAGCGCCAGGAAGCGGCTCGCGGCCGAACTGAGCGCGCGAGGGCTCGCCGTCCGGACGATGAACGCCTTCCCCTACGGTGGTTTTCACGACGATGTCGTCAAGCACTCGGTCTACCTGCCGACCTGGACCGACCCGAGACGGTTACGGTACACATTGGACTGTGTGACCGTGCTGGCCGATCTGCTCGATCCCGAAGCGAGCTACGGAAGCATCTCGACATTGCCGCTCGCGTGGCGGACGCCGTGGAGCACTTCACACGACGTGCGATCCGCGATCGCCTTCGACGAGGTCGCCAGGGTGCTGCGCACTTCGCTGGCCCGCAACGAGCGGCCGATCCGCATCGCGGTCGAGCCCGAACCGGGGTGCGTG comes from the Prauserella marina genome and includes:
- a CDS encoding inositol-3-phosphate synthase encodes the protein MVSIGLWLVGARGSVATTAIAGLLALRDRIVQPEGCVSALPQFEGSGLPTWDEIRVGGHDIAETALDKRAELLTDSGVIPHRVLDAVRSGLSEVDGDIRGGYHPATHSGSQADAARRLADDIGEFSSRHGLDRVVVVNVSSTEPVFPSLPEHRTLEALEAAMAVPGRTVLPPSSVAAYAAIRAGCPFVDFTPSTGIRLPALTELARRQAIPYAGSDGKTGETLVRSTLAPMFAARALSVRSWSGTNLLGGGDGLTLADAEHAGSKLASKGRGLATLLGSEVTAPLHIDNVPDLGEQKIAWDHVSFSGFLGVRMSVQFTWSGYDSALAAPLVLDLARFTSAAHAAGKAGPLGALGFFFKDPVGTDEHRLAEQFAALVSWAGEL
- a CDS encoding SCO3242 family prenyltransferase; protein product: MTARLRSYVDLVRAPAALTVVGDTVAGAAAAGMPLRGRQWALPLSSVALYWAGMALNDWADRKLDAVERPERPIPSGRVTPGAALVTGGALTAAGLGLAGFGGGQRAARTAAVLAAAVWTYDTRLKGTALGPVGMSVCRALDVLLGAGGRWRPAAPAACALAVHTLGVTALSGGEVHGGSVTTAGAALAGTTAATGIAVAGRGGANGGASRIAALGFGAGYAFTVGAAQLGAARRPTAASVRTATAAGIHGMVPLQASLAARNGAVRTAAVLAAALPLARKLARKVSPT
- a CDS encoding EboA domain-containing protein, translated to MTLRFGYGTNGFANHRLDEALRIIADLGYTGVALTLDHAHLDPFADDVAAETSRVAGLLDRLGLSVVVETGARFLLDPLRKHQPTLVSADPAARIDFLLRAGRIAAELGADCVSFWSGVAPSDVDEPVAWSRLAEGVEAVLSDGGLAEAGVRYALEPEPGHFVQHVEQALELRHTLGSPERLGITLDVGHCVAVEPVSAAECVRQVGGLLFNVQLDDMLPGVHEHLEFGEGGLDLVETVAALAEVGYPGLAAIELPRHSHAAPDVARRGIEALRAAEWISSARRDIAADPVKIRTLFPSVGRMAGRSAPEGSGLIEGTVDDKARVNLLAALPPADLAAEITALYRYGDGAERRGVLRGLHLLPEDAIEAGLRLVEDALRANDTGLVAAALGPFAARHLDAHTWRHGVLKCLFTGVPLAAVSGLAERADEELVRMVADFAAERRAAGRAVPGDAEAIIKEATA
- a CDS encoding TatD family hydrolase is translated as MRIFDPHIHMTSRTTGDYEAMYAAGVRALVEPAFWLGQPRTSVGSFVDYFDGLIGWERFRAAQFGIRHHCTIALNPKEANDPRCAEVLDLLPRYLAKDGVVAVGEVGYDSMTDAEEKAFTRQLALAVEHDLPVLVHTPHRDKLAGTKRTLDVVADSGIAPDRVVVDHLNELTVGVVADSGCWMGFSIYPDTKMDEQRMVAILREYGTDRMLVNSAADWGRSDPLKTQATGTAMLEAGFTESAVDTVLWSNPVAFYGKSGKLMLDPFPSDEGSAATFEGNSVLRGARA